A stretch of Arthrobacter sp. NEB 688 DNA encodes these proteins:
- a CDS encoding HNH endonuclease signature motif containing protein — MDTGTLSRRVTALREECARLGRELVEGGHRLSEDEAFALAGELQGLVNAAEGATAVAGAWGARFELTLMGTERVHPLGFMDQMSGTQMSLATGVTEGLATRKVSLGAALGGCFPRLLDLLLGGEVPAASAHKVIDACAGLDVEACERVDGALAPRLAGMDPARVTGEARRVASRVAADQVAAQVARTRKGRRVEVCPGEDGLTEWLAALPTATSSAMWTAVEALAGDYRALDDALSLPESRADALTDLVLRNVTVSAQVTLGVPVVTDRPAPEPVAGTRFRVEWDDDDTLVDATTGEFVRYGDLDPQSREELSWLEEPADDPSDHAVLQAEVTPGYAVSGTQLPGLGWVEPATLANLLKLLPVEVARAVLEAGSGTLSSLTTAAYRPPRAVSDFVETRDGTCRMWGCTRPAARCDLDHVRPWPGGSTSPGNLAALCRRHHRLKQQGRWRPILAPDGTVTWHGPDGATRTTEPAHRLSG; from the coding sequence ATGGACACCGGGACCCTCTCCCGCCGCGTGACGGCGTTGCGCGAGGAGTGCGCGCGGCTGGGTCGTGAGCTGGTGGAGGGCGGTCACCGGTTGTCGGAGGACGAGGCGTTCGCGCTCGCGGGTGAGCTGCAGGGGTTGGTGAACGCAGCCGAGGGTGCGACGGCAGTGGCGGGGGCGTGGGGTGCGCGGTTCGAGCTGACGCTGATGGGCACGGAGCGGGTCCACCCGTTGGGGTTCATGGACCAGATGTCCGGGACGCAGATGTCCTTGGCGACGGGTGTGACGGAGGGTCTGGCCACGCGGAAGGTCTCGCTCGGGGCGGCGTTGGGTGGGTGCTTCCCGCGGCTGTTGGACCTGCTGCTGGGTGGTGAGGTGCCGGCGGCGTCGGCGCACAAGGTCATCGACGCGTGTGCCGGGCTGGACGTCGAGGCGTGCGAGCGGGTCGACGGAGCCCTGGCTCCTCGTCTGGCGGGGATGGACCCGGCGCGCGTGACGGGTGAGGCTCGCCGGGTGGCCTCCCGGGTGGCGGCGGACCAGGTCGCGGCGCAGGTGGCGCGGACGAGGAAGGGTCGGCGGGTGGAGGTGTGCCCGGGTGAGGACGGGTTGACCGAGTGGCTCGCCGCGTTGCCGACGGCCACGTCGAGCGCGATGTGGACGGCGGTCGAAGCGCTGGCCGGGGACTATCGCGCGCTCGACGACGCCCTGTCCCTGCCGGAGTCCCGCGCGGACGCCCTGACCGATCTCGTCCTCAGAAACGTGACGGTGTCCGCGCAGGTGACTCTCGGGGTGCCGGTGGTCACCGACCGGCCGGCGCCGGAGCCGGTGGCGGGGACGCGGTTTCGGGTGGAGTGGGACGACGACGACACCCTCGTCGACGCGACGACGGGTGAGTTCGTGCGGTACGGCGACCTGGACCCTCAGTCGCGGGAGGAGCTGTCGTGGCTCGAGGAGCCCGCCGACGACCCCAGCGACCACGCCGTCCTCCAGGCCGAGGTGACTCCCGGGTACGCCGTGTCCGGCACCCAGCTCCCCGGCCTGGGGTGGGTCGAGCCCGCCACCCTGGCCAACCTCTTGAAGCTGCTGCCGGTCGAGGTCGCCCGGGCCGTGCTCGAGGCGGGCAGTGGCACCCTGTCCTCCCTCACCACTGCGGCGTACCGGCCACCCAGGGCCGTCAGCGACTTCGTCGAGACTCGCGACGGGACGTGTCGGATGTGGGGCTGCACCCGCCCCGCCGCACGCTGCGACCTCGACCACGTCCGACCCTGGCCCGGCGGCAGCACGTCACCGGGCAACCTCGCTGCGCTCTGCCGACGCCATCACCGCCTCAAGCAACAAGGGCGTTGGCGACCGATCCTGGCACCGGACGGGACCGTCACCTGGCACGGACCCGACGGCGCCACCCGCACCACCGAACCCGCTCACCGCCTCTCCGGGTGA
- a CDS encoding CoA ester lyase, giving the protein MRSAKDFFAPLAVGAPTPLREVPARPGRMIHFVDPSNPKMAAKVPDLVGTVDVLLGNLEDAVKAENKEAARQGLVDIAQATDFGEHTQLWTRINALDSPWALDDLTTLVTEIGDRLDVVMVPKVQGPEDIHYVDRLLAQLEAKAGVTRPILVHAILETARGMANVEAIAGASPRMQGISLGPADLAADRRMKTTRVGGGHPGYLVRRDPVDGDVEGPRPVFQQDLWHYTIARMVDACAMHGIFPYYGPFGDIKDVVACEDQFRNAFLLGCVGTWTLHPVQIAIAKKVFSPSADDVAHARRVRAAMGDGTGAVMLDGKMEDDASLKQCLVILELAERLSANDPELAELYAERSDA; this is encoded by the coding sequence ATGCGCAGCGCCAAGGACTTCTTCGCCCCCCTCGCCGTGGGGGCGCCGACGCCGCTCCGCGAGGTGCCGGCCCGCCCCGGCCGGATGATCCACTTCGTCGACCCGAGCAACCCGAAGATGGCCGCGAAGGTCCCGGACCTGGTCGGCACGGTCGACGTCCTCCTCGGCAACCTCGAGGACGCCGTCAAGGCCGAGAACAAGGAGGCGGCCCGCCAGGGGCTCGTCGACATCGCGCAGGCCACCGACTTCGGCGAGCACACCCAGCTCTGGACGCGCATCAACGCGCTCGACAGCCCGTGGGCCCTGGACGACCTCACGACGCTCGTCACCGAGATCGGTGACCGGCTCGACGTCGTCATGGTCCCCAAGGTGCAGGGGCCCGAGGACATCCACTACGTCGACCGGCTGCTCGCGCAGCTCGAGGCGAAGGCCGGCGTGACCCGCCCGATCCTCGTCCACGCGATCCTCGAGACCGCCCGGGGGATGGCCAACGTCGAGGCCATCGCCGGCGCGAGCCCGCGGATGCAGGGCATCAGCCTCGGCCCCGCCGACCTCGCGGCCGACCGCCGGATGAAGACGACGCGCGTCGGCGGGGGCCACCCCGGCTACCTCGTGCGCCGGGACCCGGTCGACGGCGACGTCGAGGGTCCGCGGCCGGTCTTCCAGCAGGACCTGTGGCACTACACGATCGCGCGGATGGTCGACGCCTGCGCGATGCACGGGATCTTCCCGTACTACGGGCCCTTCGGGGACATCAAGGACGTGGTCGCGTGCGAGGACCAGTTCCGCAACGCCTTCCTCCTCGGCTGCGTCGGGACGTGGACCCTGCACCCGGTCCAGATCGCCATCGCCAAGAAGGTCTTCAGCCCCTCGGCCGACGACGTCGCTCACGCCCGTCGGGTGCGGGCGGCGATGGGTGACGGCACCGGCGCCGTCATGCTCGACGGCAAGATGGAGGACGACGCGAGCCTCAAGCAGTGCCTCGTCATCCTCGAGCTCGCGGAGCGCCTGTCGGCCAACGACCCCGAGCTCGCCGAGCTCTACGCCGAGCGGAGCGACGCATGA
- a CDS encoding CoA ester lyase — MSDTYRPRRSVLYMPSSNERALEKAKTLPVDGLILDLEDAVAPDDKPKARENACAAASSGEYGHREVTIRVNGLGTEWHDADLEAACAAGPDGIVVPKVGSAQEVRDLVAAMERHGVPDRTRLWAMVETPGAVLDARAIASASDRLAVLVLGTNDLVKELQARFVPGRAPLLTALSTVLLAGRAAGVAVLDGVFNDVRDARGFAAECREGRDLGFDGKTLIHPGQVDPCNTAFAPSEEEVEDARGLLAAWEAGAGRGVVTHRGRMVENLHVEVAQRVLAVDEVVRAR, encoded by the coding sequence ATGAGCGACACCTACCGTCCCCGCCGCTCGGTCCTCTACATGCCGAGCAGCAACGAGCGTGCCCTCGAGAAGGCGAAGACGCTGCCGGTCGACGGCCTGATCCTCGACCTCGAGGACGCGGTCGCCCCGGACGACAAGCCGAAGGCTCGCGAGAACGCCTGCGCCGCAGCGTCGTCCGGTGAGTACGGCCACCGCGAGGTGACCATCCGCGTCAACGGGCTCGGCACCGAGTGGCACGACGCCGACCTCGAGGCCGCCTGCGCGGCAGGCCCGGACGGCATCGTCGTCCCCAAGGTCGGCTCGGCACAGGAGGTTCGCGACCTCGTGGCCGCGATGGAGCGCCACGGCGTCCCCGACCGCACGCGTCTCTGGGCGATGGTCGAGACCCCCGGCGCCGTCCTCGACGCGCGCGCCATCGCGTCCGCCTCCGACCGGCTGGCCGTCCTCGTGCTCGGCACCAACGACCTCGTCAAGGAGCTCCAGGCGCGCTTCGTGCCCGGGCGCGCGCCCCTGCTGACGGCGCTGTCGACCGTCCTCCTCGCCGGCCGCGCGGCCGGTGTCGCGGTGCTCGACGGCGTGTTCAACGACGTCCGGGACGCCCGCGGCTTCGCGGCCGAGTGCCGCGAGGGACGTGACCTCGGCTTCGACGGCAAGACGCTCATCCACCCCGGTCAGGTCGACCCCTGCAACACCGCCTTCGCCCCGAGCGAGGAGGAGGTCGAGGACGCCCGCGGCCTGCTCGCCGCCTGGGAGGCCGGCGCCGGCCGCGGCGTCGTCACGCACCGCGGCCGGATGGTCGAGAACCTCCACGTCGAGGTCGCCCAGCGTGTCCTCGCGGTCGACGAGGTCGTCCGCGCCCGCTGA
- a CDS encoding saccharopine dehydrogenase: protein MSSPHLWLRHETRPTERRAPLVPHDAARLVADGVRVTVEESPQRVFGIEAYRTGGCEVAPAGSWVDAPDDAHVLGIKELPDEPAALRHTHIFFGHAYKGQDGADALLRRFTAGGGRLLDLEYLTVDGRRVIAFGYWAGYVGASLGVLAARGRLEPLHPMEKAELDALVRAAGADGMTALVIGAQGRSGIGALDALVGAGTVLDGWDREDTRDLDHEAILEHELLVNCVLSTTPQPAFVRAEDLDADRELRVVADVTCDVTSEHNLVPVNTSITSWEEPARRVADEPALDVIAVDNLPSLLPREASVAFSADLVPLVPSLAGRRGPWAAAEAAYREAQSVRTA from the coding sequence ATGTCGTCACCGCACCTGTGGCTGCGCCACGAGACCCGTCCCACCGAGCGCCGTGCACCGCTCGTCCCGCACGACGCCGCGCGCCTCGTCGCCGACGGCGTCCGGGTCACGGTCGAGGAGTCGCCGCAGCGCGTCTTCGGCATCGAGGCCTACCGCACCGGGGGCTGCGAGGTCGCGCCCGCCGGCTCCTGGGTCGACGCCCCCGACGACGCCCACGTCCTCGGCATCAAGGAGCTGCCGGACGAGCCGGCCGCCCTGCGGCACACCCACATCTTCTTCGGGCACGCCTACAAGGGCCAGGACGGCGCCGACGCGCTGCTGCGCCGCTTCACGGCGGGCGGCGGGCGCCTGCTCGACCTCGAGTACCTCACCGTCGACGGCCGCCGCGTCATCGCCTTCGGCTACTGGGCGGGCTACGTCGGCGCCTCGCTCGGCGTCCTCGCGGCGCGCGGGCGGCTGGAGCCGCTGCACCCGATGGAGAAGGCCGAGCTCGACGCCCTCGTGCGCGCGGCCGGCGCCGACGGGATGACCGCCCTCGTCATCGGCGCGCAGGGCCGCAGCGGGATCGGCGCCCTCGACGCGCTCGTCGGCGCCGGCACCGTCCTCGACGGGTGGGACCGCGAGGACACCCGCGACCTCGACCACGAGGCGATCCTCGAGCACGAGCTGCTCGTCAACTGCGTGCTCTCGACGACGCCGCAGCCGGCGTTCGTCCGCGCGGAGGACCTCGACGCGGACCGCGAGCTGCGGGTCGTCGCCGACGTCACGTGCGACGTGACCTCCGAGCACAACCTCGTGCCGGTCAACACCTCGATCACGTCGTGGGAGGAGCCCGCCCGCCGCGTGGCCGACGAGCCCGCCCTCGACGTCATCGCCGTCGACAACCTGCCTTCGCTCCTGCCGCGCGAGGCGAGCGTCGCCTTCTCGGCCGACCTCGTGCCCCTCGTGCCGTCCCTGGCCGGGCGGCGTGGGCCGTGGGCCGCCGCGGAGGCCGCGTACCGCGAGGCGCAGTCGGTCCGCACCGCCTGA